From the genome of Camarhynchus parvulus chromosome 8, STF_HiC, whole genome shotgun sequence, one region includes:
- the PRKAA2 gene encoding 5'-AMP-activated protein kinase catalytic subunit alpha-2 encodes MAEKQKHDGRVKIGHYVLGDTLGVGTFGKVKIGEHQLTGHKVAVKILNRQKIRSLDVVGKIKREIQNLKLFRHPHIIKLYQVISTPTDFFMVMEYVSGGELFDYICKHGRVEEAEARRLFQQILSAVDYCHRHMVVHRDLKPENVLLDAHMNAKIADFGLSNMMSDGEFLRTSCGSPNYAAPEVISGRLYAGPEVDIWSCGVILYALLCGTLPFDDEHVPTLFKKIRGGVFYIPEYLNRSVATLLMHMLQVDPLKRATIKDIREHEWFKEELPSYLFPEDPSYDATVIDDEAVREVCEKFECTESEVMNSLYSGDPQDQLAVAYHLVIDNRRIMNQASEFYLASSPPTGSFMDDSALHIPPGMKPHPERMPPLIADSPKARCPLDALNTTKPKPLTVKKAKWHLGIRSQSKPYDIMAEVYRAMKQLDFEWKVVNAYHLRVRRKNPVTGNYVKMSLQLYQVDNRSYLLDFKSIDDEVMEQRSGSSTPQRSCSAAGLHRPRLSIDAAAATECQSLMGSLSGSFVGSIPSVPPRLGSHTMDFFEMCASLIMALAR; translated from the exons TTGGTGAGCACCAGCTGACGGGGCACAAAGTGGCAGTGAAAATACTGAACAGGCAGAAAATCCGCAGCCTGGATGTGGTGGGGAAGATCAAGCGGGAAATCCAAAACCTGAAACTCTTCCGGCACCCCCACATTATCAAACT GTACCAGGTCATCAGCACACCAACAGACTTCTTCATGGTCATGGAATACGTGTCCGGGGGGGAATTGTTTGATTACATCTGTAAGCACGGACGT gTCGAGGAGGCAGAAGCCCGACGCCTTTTCCAGCAGATCCTGTCTGCAGTGGATTACTGCCACAGGCACATGGTGGTGCACAGGGACCTGAAGCCAGAGAACGTGCTGCTGGATGCACACATGAATGCAAAGATAGCTGATTTTG gaCTGTCCAACATGATGTCAGATGGTGAATTTCTACGCACCAGCTGTGGTTCCCCAAATTATGCAGCCCCTGAAGTCATCTCTGGAAG GCTCTATGCTGGCCCAGAGGTGGACATCTGGAGCTGTGGTGTGATCCTCTACGCCCTCCTGTGTGGCACTCTGCCTTTTGATGATGAGCACGTCCCCACCTTGTTCAAGAAGATCCGTGGGGGAGTGTTTTACATCCCTGAATACCTCAACCGCTCCGTGGCCACGCTCCTCATGCACATGCTGCAGGTGGACCCCCTCAAGAGAGCCACCATCAAGGACATCAG ggaaCACGAGTGGTTCAAGGAGGAGCTGCCCAGCTACCTGTTCCCAGAGGACCCTTCCTACGACGCCACGGTCATCGACGACGAGGCGGTGCGCGAGGTGTGCGAGAAGTTCGAGTGCACCGAGTCGGAGGTGATGAACAGCCTGTACAGCGGCGACCCCCAGGACCAGCTGGCCGTGGCCTACCACCTGGTCATCGACAACCGCCGCATCATGAACCAGGCCAGCGAGTTCTACCTGGCCTCCAGCCCCCCCACGGGCTCCTTCATGGACGACAGCGCCCTGCACATCCCGCCGGGCATGAAGCCGCACCCCGAGCGGATGCCGCCGCTCATCGCCGACAGCCCCAAGGCCCGCTGCCCCCTGGACGCCCTCAACACCACCAAGCCAAAGCCCCTGACTGTCAAAAAGGCCAAGTGGCACCTGGGCATCCGCAGCCAGAGCAAGCCCTATGACATTATGGCTGAGGTGTACCGGGCTATGAAGCAGCTGGACTTCGAGTGGAAG GTGGTGAACGCCTACCACCTGCGGGTGCGCCGCAAGAACCCCGTCACGGGCAACTACGTGAAGATGAGCCTGCAGCTCTACCAGGTGGACAACCGCAGCTATCTGCTGGACTTCAAAAGCATCGATG ACGAGGTGATGGAGCAGAGGTCTGGCTCCTCCACGCCCCAGCGCTCCTGCTCGGCCGCGGGCTTGCACCGGCCGCGCCTGAGCATCGACGCGGCCGCGGCCACCGAGTGCCAGTCTCTGATGGGCTCCCTGAGCGGCTCCTTCGTGGGCAGCATCCCCTCGGTGCCCCCTCGCCTGGGCAGCCACACCATGGACTTCTTTGAGATGTGTGCCAGCCTCATCATGGCCCTGGCCCGCTGA